The genomic segment AATAAAACTTAATATTATACCTAATACTCCAATTATAATTCCAATCTTTAATATATTTGTGCTTTGTTGTTCAATAAAACTTAGAGGCATAGAAAAAGCAACTTTCCAAGGCTGATTTTTTAGACTTGTATATAAACATACCTTTGTCATACCATCATTTTGGAATTCCAATTTTCCTTCTATGTTATTAACTATTGTTTTTACTTCTACAGGGGCTAATTTACCAACTTCACTTGGTACATTATGCATTACAAGCAAAGTATCTTTATTGAATACCCATAGTCTTATCCAATGAGTTAGAACTGCTCCAGCAGTAATTGATATTTCATCTATTACTTTCTGCCAATCTACTATGATTAATAAACCTCCTAGATAGCGATTATCTATTTTTGAATTTATAGGAGAAATGATAGCAGTGATCCATTTACCATTAGGGTCTTTATATATAGAATCTGCTNATAGGAGAAATGATAGCAGTGATCCATTTACCATTAGGGTCTTTATATATAGAATCTGCTAAAGTAGGTTTTTTAGCAGCATCGTATATTCTCCATAAATCTGGATATAGATCATTTACTTTTTTACCTACATCAGTATTATTTCCTTCTGAATTATTTAATATAGTCCCATTTGGTTCTATTAAAGATATACTTTTAGCATAAGGATTTTTCCCTGCAACTAATTTCATTGAATTTATAAGTTCGGCTTCATCATCAGGATTTCTATACTCCATATAATTTATTACAGAAGAAAAAGAAGCATAAGTATCTGATAAAATTAGCTGGTTTTCAATTAGAGAATCGAAAAATGTAGAATATCCTTTTATTGTAGTTCCAAATCCATCATAAGAAGATTTATCTATAGCTTTTTTTGACATATATACTAATGTGGATATGGAAATAATTAAAAGCAATGCGATAAAAATATTAACTACAATAGGTATTTGTATACTTAAGCTATTAAATTTTTTTCTCATGGTTATGTATACCTCCTAATTAATATATTTGATCATAATTTTTTAATTCATTTTGAAGAAAGTCATTATGCTTTTTAAGTTTTCTGATTGTTCTAATAATTCTCTAGCGTAGTTTGTAGTTTCATCTACTAAAGCAGCATTCTGCTGAGTTATACCGTCTATTTTAGATACAGCTATATTTACCTGATCCACACCTGTTTGCTGTTCTACTGCTGTTGTGCTTATCTCCTGCATTATCTTTGCTGTACCATCTATTTTAGATTGTATATCATTAAATATAGATTGTGATTCTCTGGCAGTTTCAGCAGATTTATTAATTTTTTCATAAATATTTTCTATAAGTAATGTTATGTCTTTAGCTGATGATTGAGAGTTTTGCGCTAAGTTTCTAACCTCAGAAGCTACAACAGCAAAACCTCTTCCCTGATCTCCAGCACGGGCTGCCTCTACAGAAGCGTTAAGAGCAAGTATATTAGTTTGGAAAGCTATATCTTCTATTGTTTTAGTAATGCTTTTGATTTTTTCACTAGATTCATAAACTTCTTCTATATTTTTTGTAGTTTCAGCAATTACACTAGCGCCATTTTCTACAGCCTTTTTAGAAGCTATCATCATATCATTTCCTTCTACAGAGTGAGTAGCAGAAGATTTTATAGTAGAAGCCATTTCTTCTATAGCAGAAGCAGTTTCTTCAAGACTAGAAGCCTGGGCATCTGTTCTAGCTGATAAATCATCGCTTCCTTGAGTAAGATTAGCTGCAGCATTATTAATTTTTTCTGAAGTAGCATTAACTTCATTAATAATTTTTACCATAGCATCTCTCATATTTTTAAATGAATATGCTATATCACCAATTTCATTTCTTTTGAATTTGAATTTTCTAAGTATAAATTCTCCTCTGGACATTTCTTCAGCTTCTTCTACAAGTATTTTCAAAGGACTAATGATTTTTTTGATATACAAGAATCCAATAATAAAACTTAATATTATACCTAATACTCCAATTATAATTCCAATCTTTAATATATTTGTGCTTTGTTGTTCAATAAAACTTAGAGGCATAGAAAAACCAACTTTCCAAGGCTGATCTCTAAGAGAA from the Brachyspira suanatina genome contains:
- a CDS encoding methyl-accepting chemotaxis protein, which codes for TYASFSSVINYMEYRNPDDEAELINSMKLVAGKNPYAKSISLIEPNGTILNNSEGNNTDVGKKVNDLYPDLWRIYDAAKKPTLADSIYKDPNGKWITAIISPINSKIDNRYLGGLLIIVDWQKVIDEISITAGAVLTHWIRLWVFNKDTLLVMHNVPSEVGKLAPVEIKTIVNNTEGKLEFQNDGMTKVCLYNSLRDQPWKVGFSMPLSFIEQQSTNILKIGIIIGVLGIILSFIIGFLYIKKIISPLKILVEEAEEMSRGEFILRKFKFKRNEIGDIAYSFKNMRDAMVKIINEVNATSEKINNAAANLTQGSDDLSARTDAQASSLEETASAIEEMASTIKSSATHSVEGNDMMIASKKAVENGASVIAETTKNIEEVYESSEKIKSITKTIEDIAFQTNILALNASVEAARAGDQGRGFAVVASEVRNLAQNSQSSAKDITLLIENIYEKINKSAETARESQSIFNDIQSKIDGTAKIMQEISTTAVEQQTGVDQVNIAVSKIDGITQQNAALVDETTNYARELLEQSENLKSIMTFFKMN